The stretch of DNA AGGGCAAGGGCGCCGGCTTCGGCGTCCCGGTCCTCCACCAGTTCGTCGGGCGAATGCGAGATGCCCGTGGGGTTGCGGACGAACAGCATGGCCGTGGGCAGGTGCGCCGCCAGCACCCCGGCGTCGTGCCCTGCACCGGTGGCCAGCACGGGAGCGGCAGGAAGGAGCTGCTGCAGCCGGTCCCGGAGTCCGTCGTCGAACTGCACTGTGGGGCTCAGCGACTCCCTGGTGAGGGCGGCGGAACAGCCTTCCTCGGCGGCGAGGACCTGGGCGTTCAGCCCGATGGCCTCCACCAGCGCGGCGGTGACGGAGTCCTCCGGGTGGCGGACGTCGATCCACAGGTCCACGCGGGACGCGATGACGTTGGTGCCGCCGGGGACGGGTTGCAGCCGGCCCACCGTGGCACGGGCGTCCCGGTACTTGCGGGCGGTCTCACGGATGCCCACCACCACTTTGGCGGCCGCGATCATGGGGTCCCTGCGGTCCTGCATCAGTGTGGTGCCTGCGTGGTTTCCCTCGCCGGAGATGGCCAGTTTCCAGCGGCCGTGGCCCAGGATGGACGAACCAACCGCCACCGGCTGGTCCAGGTCGATCAGGCCCCTCCCCTGTTCCACGTGCAGTTCAACGAACAGGCCCAGCTGCTGCAGCGCCTTGTAGTCGGCGCCGATGAACCGCGGGTCCTGT from Pseudarthrobacter chlorophenolicus A6 encodes:
- a CDS encoding allantoate amidohydrolase, translated to MSLPQTAPAPPAVPAETAGAPTVAGLLKEISDVGRDRTRGGYSRPVFSTAETDLRIWFIERATRRGLDVHTDANGIIWAWWDTAAGVRKDAVATGSHLDSVPGGGEYDGPLGVASALVAVDLLKARNFRPRRPLAIAVFPEEEGSRFGIACLGSRLLTGELDPNKARNLRDPDGNTYADVAAANGQDPRFIGADYKALQQLGLFVELHVEQGRGLIDLDQPVAVGSSILGHGRWKLAISGEGNHAGTTLMQDRRDPMIAAAKVVVGIRETARKYRDARATVGRLQPVPGGTNVIASRVDLWIDVRHPEDSVTAALVEAIGLNAQVLAAEEGCSAALTRESLSPTVQFDDGLRDRLQQLLPAAPVLATGAGHDAGVLAAHLPTAMLFVRNPTGISHSPDELVEDRDAEAGALALADSLAGLLGGARTVG